One part of the Chitinophagaceae bacterium genome encodes these proteins:
- a CDS encoding IS21 family transposase, translated as MAGKPKPMSQIKQLIRLHQGGAGKKTIASNLGLSKNTVKAYINKLESLKLDFNE; from the coding sequence ATGGCCGGAAAACCAAAACCTATGAGTCAGATAAAACAACTGATAAGGCTACACCAGGGCGGAGCAGGTAAAAAAACCATCGCCAGCAACCTTGGATTGAGCAAAAATACCGTAAAGGCTTATATCAACAAACTGGAGAGCCTTAAGTTAGACTTTAACGAG
- a CDS encoding RES domain-containing protein, whose product MHVFRITSRKHAGDLSGYGAAMFGGRWNKKGIPVLYTGENKEIALLETLVHTPPLLIPELDILTLEIPDESITKIEIADLPENWNVYPAPVILSEIGKKWIKEGKTIALKVPSCIIHSSHNYILNCRHPEYSRVRIVERKHFKFDSRLKKSPLVL is encoded by the coding sequence ATGCATGTTTTTAGAATCACATCCAGGAAGCATGCAGGTGACCTGAGTGGATACGGAGCTGCAATGTTTGGCGGACGCTGGAACAAAAAAGGAATACCGGTATTATATACCGGTGAAAATAAGGAAATTGCCCTCCTGGAAACACTGGTCCACACCCCGCCGTTATTGATACCAGAACTGGATATTCTCACTCTTGAGATACCCGATGAATCTATAACCAAAATAGAAATTGCAGATTTGCCGGAAAACTGGAATGTATATCCTGCTCCGGTAATTTTATCAGAAATCGGAAAAAAGTGGATTAAAGAAGGAAAAACCATAGCACTTAAAGTGCCCAGTTGCATAATTCATAGCTCCCATAATTACATATTAAATTGCAGACACCCTGAGTATTCAAGAGTCAGAATAGTAGAAAGAAAACACTTTAAATTTGATTCAAGATTAAAGAAATCACCTTTGGTCTTATAA